A single region of the Thermoanaerobaculia bacterium genome encodes:
- the hemC gene encoding hydroxymethylbilane synthase, producing MRLRLGTRGSTLARTQSGLVADWLRSRGAEVEMILIKTTGDRLSELHQPIEGKGIFTKELDEALFDGRIDLAVHSMKDLPSELPPGLEVAAIPEREDARDVLVTRDGAPLAALPPGAVVGTGSPRRAGQIRALRPDLACAEARGNVDTRLRRLREGAWDAIVLARAGLRRLGRDAEATQILEISEMVPAVAQGALAITTRQGEPLEPVRALDHAPTRAAVLCERRVLRELEGGCRAPVAAHATVASGKLALAAAVMSLDGSTVIRVDREGSAGDPEALGGEAASALLARGAAALVAAARVPA from the coding sequence GTGAGGCTCCGCCTCGGGACCCGCGGATCGACGCTCGCCAGGACCCAGTCGGGGCTCGTCGCCGACTGGCTCCGCTCGCGAGGCGCGGAAGTGGAGATGATCCTGATCAAGACGACCGGCGATCGCCTTTCCGAGCTGCACCAGCCGATCGAAGGAAAGGGGATCTTCACGAAGGAGCTCGACGAGGCGCTCTTCGACGGCCGGATCGACCTCGCCGTCCACAGCATGAAGGATCTGCCTTCCGAGCTCCCGCCGGGACTCGAGGTCGCCGCCATTCCGGAGAGGGAAGACGCCAGGGACGTCCTCGTGACGCGCGACGGAGCGCCCCTCGCGGCGCTCCCGCCGGGGGCCGTCGTCGGGACGGGGAGCCCGCGCCGCGCGGGTCAGATTCGCGCCCTCCGGCCGGACCTCGCCTGCGCCGAGGCGCGAGGCAACGTCGACACGCGCCTCCGCCGGCTCCGGGAGGGAGCGTGGGACGCGATCGTCCTCGCCCGCGCGGGACTCCGGCGGCTCGGCCGCGACGCGGAGGCCACGCAGATCCTCGAAATTTCCGAGATGGTTCCCGCGGTCGCCCAGGGCGCGCTCGCGATCACGACGCGGCAGGGCGAGCCCCTCGAACCCGTGCGCGCGCTCGACCACGCGCCGACGCGCGCCGCCGTCCTCTGCGAACGCCGGGTCCTGCGCGAGCTCGAAGGGGGCTGCCGGGCTCCCGTCGCCGCCCATGCGACGGTCGCCTCGGGGAAGCTCGCTCTCGCGGCCGCCGTGATGTCGCTCGACGGCTCGACCGTGATCCGCGTGGATCGCGAAGGCTCCGCGGGCGATCCGGAGGCGCTGGGCGGCGAGGCCGCATCCGCCCTGCTCGCGCGCGGCGCGGCGGCCCTCGTCGCGGCCGCACGGGTCCCGGCATGA
- the hemE gene encoding uroporphyrinogen decarboxylase, which produces MMETITPRRRFLDAARGLAVDRPPAWMMRQAGRYLPEYRKVRERLSFFGLCEDVEAAVEVSLQPFERFRPDAVILFSDILVPIRAMGAPVEIDDGGPKLGRPVRTAADVEALRGFDPEGETRFVMDILRSLRASVGDSAALLGFSGAPWTLASYLVEGGGSRNFTVIKRMMTREPRALRALLTKLSGMVAAYLAAQLEAGADSVQLFDTWAGELSPAEYREFALPYVRDAIAKLERLGKPVIYFVNGIAGILEAAAETGANVLSIDWRCSLGEVRRRLPGRALQGNLDPALLFGTPESVAARVAEIMAETGGLGHIVNLGHGILPETPIESVSAYYDAVRGKS; this is translated from the coding sequence ATGATGGAAACGATCACGCCGCGCCGCCGGTTTCTCGATGCCGCGCGAGGCCTGGCGGTCGATCGTCCGCCGGCGTGGATGATGCGCCAGGCCGGCCGGTATCTGCCCGAGTACCGCAAAGTGCGGGAAAGGCTCTCTTTCTTCGGGCTCTGCGAAGACGTCGAAGCCGCCGTCGAGGTGTCGCTCCAGCCGTTCGAGCGGTTCCGGCCGGATGCCGTGATCCTCTTTTCGGACATCCTCGTGCCGATCCGCGCGATGGGCGCGCCCGTCGAGATCGACGACGGGGGGCCGAAGCTCGGCCGTCCCGTGCGGACCGCCGCCGACGTCGAGGCGCTTCGGGGGTTCGATCCCGAGGGGGAGACCCGTTTCGTGATGGACATCCTCCGTTCGCTTCGGGCCTCGGTCGGAGATTCGGCCGCGCTCCTCGGGTTCTCCGGCGCGCCGTGGACGCTCGCCTCCTATCTGGTCGAGGGGGGAGGCTCCCGGAACTTCACGGTGATCAAGAGGATGATGACGCGCGAGCCGCGGGCGCTGCGAGCGCTCCTGACGAAGCTCTCGGGAATGGTCGCCGCCTACCTGGCGGCCCAGCTCGAGGCGGGCGCCGACTCGGTCCAGCTCTTCGACACGTGGGCGGGGGAGCTCTCGCCCGCCGAGTACCGGGAATTCGCGCTACCGTACGTGCGGGACGCGATCGCGAAGCTCGAACGGCTCGGCAAGCCCGTCATCTATTTCGTCAACGGAATCGCCGGGATCCTCGAAGCGGCGGCGGAAACCGGGGCGAACGTGCTGTCGATCGACTGGCGCTGCTCGCTCGGGGAAGTGCGGCGGCGGCTTCCCGGCCGGGCGCTCCAGGGAAATCTCGATCCGGCCCTGCTCTTCGGGACGCCGGAATCCGTCGCGGCGCGCGTGGCGGAAATCATGGCCGAGACGGGCGGGCTCGGCCACATCGTCAACCTCGGACACGGCATCCTGCCGGAGACTCCGATCGAATCCGTCTCCGCGTACTACGACGCGGTGCGGGGGAAATCATGA
- the hemA gene encoding glutamyl-tRNA reductase, whose protein sequence is MIAPMESPLVLVGWDFRRTPISIRERLAFTPDSIREALAHITRQGVLSEGVIVSTCNRSEIYGVGTTADVEEAVTEFVAGFHRLPKPDILGSRYGLSGPDAVRHLFRVAAGLESLVLGEDQILAQVREALRVASAAGATRSVLHRLFQQACAAGKRVRSETGVGTRATSIPGVALELARKVYEDIDKRSFLIVGAGDIAAIFYDLLVGRGARTIDVVNRSFDRAQALTSRGGTPRRWDELPARLPHADVVVCATASPTPLFGAAEASAALDARRGRPVLFLDLGVPRNIDEKVSSVENAFLYAVDDLKEMAARNLADREKDIPKAEAILEEELADFLSWYGSLAVVPTVTSLRRRFERVREEEFDRQLSRFERVAPEDREKIRLLAQSMVRSLLRRPTVALKEESDPVRRVERAEAIRHVFGLEDEGGSE, encoded by the coding sequence ATGATCGCTCCGATGGAATCGCCGCTCGTTCTCGTCGGCTGGGACTTCCGCCGCACGCCGATCTCGATCCGCGAGCGCCTCGCCTTCACCCCGGACTCGATCCGCGAGGCGCTCGCCCACATCACCCGCCAGGGCGTTCTCTCCGAAGGGGTGATCGTCTCGACCTGCAACCGCAGCGAGATCTACGGCGTGGGGACGACGGCCGACGTCGAAGAGGCGGTGACCGAGTTCGTCGCCGGCTTCCACCGCCTCCCCAAACCCGACATCCTCGGGAGCCGGTACGGCCTCTCGGGGCCGGACGCGGTGCGGCACCTCTTCCGCGTCGCCGCCGGCCTCGAATCGCTCGTCCTCGGCGAGGACCAGATCCTCGCGCAGGTGCGCGAGGCGCTGCGGGTCGCGTCGGCCGCCGGGGCGACGCGCTCGGTTCTCCACCGCCTCTTCCAGCAGGCCTGCGCCGCCGGAAAGCGCGTCCGCTCCGAGACGGGGGTGGGCACGCGCGCCACGTCGATCCCCGGCGTGGCCCTCGAACTCGCGCGCAAGGTCTACGAGGACATCGACAAACGCTCGTTCCTGATCGTCGGCGCGGGCGACATCGCCGCGATCTTCTACGACCTGCTCGTCGGGAGGGGCGCGCGGACGATCGACGTCGTGAACCGGTCCTTCGACCGCGCGCAGGCGCTCACCTCCCGCGGCGGCACCCCGCGGCGATGGGACGAGCTCCCCGCCCGGCTCCCGCACGCCGACGTCGTCGTCTGCGCCACCGCGAGCCCGACGCCCCTCTTCGGCGCCGCGGAAGCCTCGGCCGCGCTCGACGCGCGCCGCGGACGTCCCGTCCTCTTCCTCGACCTCGGCGTCCCGCGGAACATCGACGAGAAGGTTTCCTCGGTCGAGAACGCGTTTCTCTACGCCGTCGACGATCTCAAGGAGATGGCGGCGCGGAATCTCGCCGACCGGGAGAAGGACATTCCGAAGGCGGAGGCGATCCTGGAGGAGGAGCTCGCCGATTTCCTCTCCTGGTACGGCTCGCTCGCCGTCGTGCCGACCGTGACCTCGCTCCGGCGCCGCTTCGAGCGCGTCCGCGAGGAGGAGTTCGACCGGCAGCTCTCCCGTTTCGAGCGCGTAGCGCCCGAAGACCGCGAGAAGATCCGGCTGCTGGCCCAGTCGATGGTCCGGTCGCTCCTGCGCCGGCCGACCGTCGCGCTCAAGGAGGAATCCGACCCCGTCCGGAGGGTGGAGCGCGCCGAAGCGATCCGGCACGTGTTCGGACTCGAGGACGAGGGCGGCTCCGAGTGA
- the ccsA gene encoding cytochrome c biogenesis protein CcsA, whose amino-acid sequence MISAALLGIAALAFYGAAEGFSIASLRKNSDALARGTTILLVSGLLCHFAALQVRARKLHSVPYRDLSDSMSFFAWMIAVTYVFLFFRHRERSTGPFLIPLVILFQVISLLTRPATLPARKELSGSLFAFHVTTAILGYAALSLSFILALLYLVQNRQLRQRRTGLLFSRLPALDVLDRMEHTAVAVGVAALAVSLTLGMVWAQKNWGTVWDAKLGATLLVLVVYAVALFSSPLGLKGKKTAFVSIFGFSLVLFSYTIVNLFVSKGHVFR is encoded by the coding sequence GTGATCAGCGCCGCGCTCCTGGGAATCGCCGCCCTCGCTTTCTATGGCGCGGCCGAAGGGTTTTCCATCGCCTCCCTCCGGAAGAACTCCGACGCGCTGGCGCGCGGGACGACGATCCTCCTCGTCTCGGGGCTCCTCTGCCACTTCGCCGCGCTGCAGGTCCGCGCCCGGAAGCTCCATTCGGTCCCCTACCGCGACCTCTCCGACTCGATGTCCTTTTTCGCGTGGATGATCGCCGTCACCTACGTCTTCCTCTTCTTCCGCCACCGGGAGCGGTCGACCGGTCCTTTCCTGATTCCGCTCGTCATCCTTTTCCAGGTCATCTCGCTCCTGACGCGCCCGGCGACGCTGCCGGCCCGGAAGGAGCTCTCCGGATCGCTCTTCGCCTTTCACGTGACGACGGCGATCCTCGGCTACGCGGCTCTCTCCCTGTCGTTCATCCTCGCGCTGCTGTATCTCGTCCAGAACCGGCAGCTCCGGCAGCGCCGGACGGGTCTCCTCTTCTCGCGCCTTCCCGCCCTCGACGTTCTCGACCGGATGGAGCACACCGCCGTCGCGGTGGGTGTGGCCGCCCTCGCCGTCTCGCTCACCCTCGGCATGGTCTGGGCGCAGAAGAACTGGGGCACCGTCTGGGACGCGAAGCTCGGGGCGACCCTCCTCGTCCTCGTCGTCTATGCCGTCGCGCTGTTTTCTTCGCCCCTCGGACTGAAAGGGAAGAAGACGGCGTTCGTCTCGATCTTCGGGTTCTCGCTGGTGCTCTTCTCGTACACCATCGTGAACCTGTTCGTCAGCAAAGGACACGTGTTCCGATGA
- a CDS encoding uroporphyrinogen-III synthase — protein MKSFRRSALVVYSGGKPFAYEDTFAAKGFGLRAVPSHRIEITSQAFPAGHRVDRVIFTSRNAVDILRRGGAVFPPAARYHAVGASTRVALDKLGLAADAPEDASASSLLAALPESLAGEYVFWPHGDDADLALIENLKQRGATVYAPTVYRKVRLRFPADLSAPIAERAFSAFACTSAAAARWLFEGRSPEERKALGSVPAAVLGASTASELERLGVKRTVAVPDASFDSLAATLIKILQRSKR, from the coding sequence ATGAAGTCCTTCCGCCGTTCCGCGCTGGTCGTCTATTCCGGCGGAAAGCCGTTCGCTTACGAGGACACGTTCGCGGCGAAAGGTTTCGGCCTCCGCGCCGTCCCGAGCCACCGCATCGAGATCACGTCGCAGGCGTTCCCGGCGGGGCATCGCGTGGACCGCGTGATCTTCACGAGCCGCAACGCCGTGGACATCCTGCGCCGGGGCGGGGCCGTGTTCCCCCCGGCCGCGCGGTACCACGCGGTCGGCGCATCGACCCGCGTCGCGCTCGACAAGCTGGGACTCGCCGCGGACGCGCCGGAGGACGCTTCCGCCTCGTCTCTCCTCGCGGCGCTCCCGGAATCGCTCGCCGGCGAGTACGTCTTCTGGCCGCACGGCGATGACGCCGACCTCGCGCTCATCGAGAACCTGAAGCAGCGGGGCGCGACCGTCTATGCACCGACGGTCTACCGGAAGGTCAGGCTCCGGTTCCCGGCCGATCTCTCGGCGCCGATCGCCGAGCGGGCGTTCTCCGCCTTCGCCTGCACGTCGGCCGCCGCGGCGCGATGGCTGTTCGAGGGCCGCTCGCCGGAAGAGCGCAAGGCGCTCGGGTCGGTGCCGGCCGCGGTCCTCGGCGCGAGCACCGCGAGCGAGCTCGAGCGTCTCGGCGTGAAGAGGACCGTCGCCGTCCCCGACGCATCGTTCGATTCGCTCGCCGCGACCCTGATCAAGATCCTTCAGCGCTCGAAGAGGTAG
- the hemN gene encoding oxygen-independent coproporphyrinogen III oxidase: MNDVPYELLHKYNVAGPRYTSYPPAPSWRDDFGPPDYEKLIAESNAAEAPAPLSLYLHLPFCEKLCFFCGCTVVITGKNHRTEEGYLALLRKEIAWLAERVDRSRPVVQLHYGGGTPTYFDPERLDRLAEALHGAFTFAPDAELGVEIDPRVTTRAHLEVLRKGGFNRLSMGVQDFDPKVQETVNRVQPYEATRDLVEAARSLGFQSVNMDLIFGLPFQTPESFRRTIDKILSIGPDRLAVYSYAHVPWMKKHQRVNEPKLPTEREKFEIFRTALSRFTESGYEYIGMDHFARPDDELARARRNRTLWRNFQGYTTKAGTDLFGLGMSSIGGIADAYVQNQRDLPAYRAAMERGGPATMRGFRLSADDRLRRVVIQNLLCHGVIVKTEIEEQFGVPFDETFGDALAKLEECREDGLVEISDREIRATSLGRIFLRNLAMPFDAYLAAASEKPMFSRTL; encoded by the coding sequence ATGAACGACGTTCCCTACGAGCTGCTCCACAAGTACAACGTGGCGGGACCCCGCTACACCTCTTATCCGCCGGCGCCGTCGTGGCGGGACGATTTCGGCCCGCCGGACTACGAGAAGCTGATCGCGGAATCGAACGCGGCCGAGGCGCCGGCGCCTCTCTCGCTGTATCTGCACCTGCCGTTCTGCGAGAAGCTCTGCTTCTTCTGCGGCTGCACGGTCGTCATCACCGGGAAGAATCACCGGACCGAAGAGGGATACCTCGCGCTTCTCCGGAAGGAGATCGCGTGGCTCGCCGAGCGGGTCGATCGGTCGCGGCCCGTCGTCCAGCTCCACTACGGCGGGGGAACGCCGACGTACTTCGATCCGGAGCGGCTCGATCGGCTCGCCGAGGCGCTCCACGGCGCCTTCACGTTCGCGCCCGACGCCGAGCTCGGCGTCGAGATCGATCCGCGCGTGACGACGCGCGCGCACCTCGAAGTGCTGCGCAAGGGGGGATTCAACCGCCTCTCGATGGGCGTCCAGGATTTCGATCCGAAGGTGCAGGAGACCGTCAACCGCGTCCAGCCGTACGAAGCCACCCGCGACCTCGTCGAGGCGGCGCGCTCCCTCGGCTTCCAGAGCGTGAACATGGACCTGATCTTCGGGCTCCCGTTCCAGACGCCCGAATCGTTTCGCCGGACGATCGACAAGATCCTCTCGATCGGCCCGGACCGGCTCGCCGTCTATTCCTACGCGCACGTGCCGTGGATGAAGAAGCACCAGCGCGTCAACGAACCGAAGCTCCCGACCGAGCGCGAGAAGTTCGAGATCTTCCGGACCGCGCTCTCCCGCTTCACGGAATCGGGGTACGAGTACATCGGGATGGACCACTTCGCGCGGCCCGACGACGAACTCGCGCGGGCGCGCCGCAACCGCACGCTCTGGCGGAACTTCCAGGGCTACACCACGAAGGCGGGCACGGACCTGTTCGGCCTCGGGATGAGTTCGATCGGCGGAATCGCCGACGCGTACGTCCAGAACCAGCGCGACCTCCCCGCCTATCGCGCGGCCATGGAGCGCGGCGGCCCGGCGACGATGCGCGGCTTCCGGCTCTCCGCCGACGACCGGCTGCGGCGGGTCGTCATCCAGAACCTCCTCTGCCACGGAGTGATCGTCAAGACCGAGATCGAGGAGCAGTTCGGCGTGCCCTTCGACGAGACGTTCGGCGACGCGCTCGCGAAGCTCGAGGAGTGCCGGGAGGACGGCCTCGTCGAGATCTCCGACCGGGAGATCCGCGCGACGTCGCTCGGCCGGATCTTCCTGCGGAACCTGGCGATGCCGTTCGACGCATACCTGGCGGCCGCCTCCGAGAAGCCGATGTTCTCCCGCACGCTGTGA